The DNA sequence TCGAAACATAAGGAGTGGTTCGAATGCTGATGATATAAAGGAGTTGGCTTATAAACTTTATTCCACAAATTGTGGTCAAAAGTTCACTTTTGAGAGGCATTGGAACATGCTTCGGTTGGAGCAAAAATGGAGAAGCCAACTACCTACACAGAGTGGCGGCTCAAAGAGAACCAAGGTTAGTGCAACTGGAGCATACTCATCCTCATCAAACCCAGAAATACCGTTGGCTGACGAACCCGGTGTGGACTCTCCCGTTCGCCCACAAGGATCAAAGAAGAGCAAGCTAAGAGGTTAGGGAAAAGCACAGATGTCTGAAGATTTTAGCGAAAGAAAATCATCGGTTGTCAAAAAATtatctctcatggaagatatTAAGAATGTTAGAGAAAAGAAACTAATggaaagggaaaaagaaagagaagatgaGAAGGAACATAGAGCAAAGATGATGGCAATCAAAGAGAAGGAGTTACAAATTCAAGCGgcaatgaaagaacaagaattaCAAACTCAGAGGTATATTAAAGAAATagagataaaagaaaaagaaagggaaatgGATATGCAAATACTTAATGCTGACACGTCTACAATGAGTGAGAAACGACGAGCTCTTCATGAGATTGCATGTGAGAAATAATGGCCATGTGGTTTACTTAATGGTTCCTTGTATTCGTAGAGTTATGTAGtatgttcttatttatttattgcgTATTACTGGTATGTGATGtagtttgttttatttatttctgaTGTAAGTTTTTAAATTAGTCAATATTATTGTGTTGTTATTGTTCATGAAAGTGACCGTTGGAAAACTAGCCGTTAAGTAGCCGTTGCAAAACTAGCCGTTAAGGAAAAGTAGTCGTTGCAAAAGTAGCCGTTGCAAAAGTAGCCGTTGCAAAACTAGCCGTTGCAAAACTAGCTGTTACAAAACTAGCCGTTAAGGTACTTATTGCAGACACACTTATAAATATCAactatcaatgattccacaacTCCACTTCAACTCTTGATTCTCACTTCGACAGAGAACTAAAAATTACATTTCTCCATATGGCTAGAAATTTTGATGATATGTTCAATAAGGCTTTGTATGGCAAAAGAAGACGGCAAGATAACACACTCATAGATAATTGGATCGATGAGTATTTACTCGAAGattcagaagaagaagatatcgATAGAAGCCCTATCCCAATTACTCGTAGATGGATCAACAGAGATCGAGAAGCAGGACATGATCGCTTTTTCCAAGATTACTTTGCAGATGAACCGGTGTATAATGCTGACATTTTCCGACAAAGATTTCGAATGAGAAGAGATGTGTTCCTTCGGATAGTAGATGCTCTCTCAAACGTCTATCCGTATTTCCAACAGAGGGTTGAtgcaattggaagaagaggctTGTCACCACTTCAGAAATGTACCACTGCGATACGGATGTTAGCATATGGCGTAGCAGCTGATGTTGTTGATGATTATGTGCGCATAGGTGAGAGCACTACAATTGAATGCTTGGAAAAATTTGTTGAAGGTGTCATTTCCATGTTCCAGGATGAATACTTGCGAAAACCCAATCCAAATGACGTACAATGCCTGCAACAAATGGTGGAGGGTTGTGGCTTCCCTGGCATGTTGGGTAGCATTGACTGCATGCATTGGCAATGGAAAAATTGTCCAAAGGCGTGGAAAGGTATATACATGAGTGGTTATCGTGGGGTTGCAACCATAGTACTTGAGGTTGTAGCATCTTCAGACCTTTGGATATGGCATGCGTTCTTTGGAGTTTCTGGTTCAAATAATGATATCAACGTGTTAGATCGTTCTCCAGTATTTGATGATATTCTAAATGACCGTGCTCCAGAGGTAAATTATACTATTAATGGTAATAATTATACAATGGGATACTATTTAGCAGATGGTATTTATCCTGAATGGGTCACATTTGTCAAATCAATCTCAAAGTCACAAGGTGAGAAACGCAAGTTATTTGCACATACCAAGAAGGGCAAAGAAAAGATGTGGAACGAGCATTCGGAGTGTTGCAAGCACGCTTTGCAATTATACGTGGTCCAGCTCATTTTTGGGAAAAGAAAAAGCTTGCCAACATAATGAGAGCTTGTATTATATTGCATAATATGATTGTTGAGGATGAAAGAGACAGTTATGCAGGAAATTTTGCTCAAGGCTTAGAGTATGATGATGTTGAAAATGGCTTATCACAACCTCAGCTGGGAGAggaagtgatgagcggataatttatacgctttttgacattgtttttagtatgtttttagtttgttttagttagtttttattatatttttattagtttttagttaaaattcacttttctggactttactataagtttctgtgtttttctgtgatttcaggtattttctggctgaaattgagggatctgagcaaaaatctgattcagagactgaaaaggactgcagatgctgttggattctgacctctctgcactcgaagtagattttctggagctacagaagcccaattggcgcgctctcaattgcgttgaaaagtagacatcctgagctttccagcaatgtataatagtccatactttgctcgagatttgatggcccaaaccggtgttttAAATCAGCTTAAaactgcccagcgttaaacgccggaactggcacaagaatgggagttaaacgcccaaactggcacaaaagctggcgtttaactccaagaaaagtctctacacatgaaagcttcaatgctcagcccaagcacacactggtgcacgaaattgtgatcactacaacttcgcacaactaaccagcaagtgcactgggtcgtccaagtaataaaccttacgcgagtaagggtcgatcccacggagattggtggtatgaagcaagctatggtcatcttgtaaatctcagtcaggcagactcaaatgtatatggtgatgaacgaaaataacacaaaggtaaagatagtgatacttatgtaattcattggtaggaacttcagataagcgcatgaagatgccttcccttccgtctctctgctttcctactgccttcatccagcccttcttactcctttccatggcaagctcgtgtagggtttcactgttgtcagcagctacctcccatcctcgcagtgaaagctaatgcacacactctgtcacagtgctgccaatcaccggtgtggttccctcccctaccggaatagaatcactcttttgcgtctgtcactaacgcccagtaggttacaggtttgaagcacgtcacagtcattcaatcattgaatcctactcagaataccacagacaaggtttagaccttccggattctcttgaatgccgccatcaggtcctgcctataccacgaagattccgattaaagaatccaagagatattcactaagcctcaaatgcttgtagaacaagagtggttgtcagtcactttgttcatgggtgagaatggtgatgggcgtcaatcatcaccttcatcaagttgaagaacaagtgatatcttggaacaagaacaagcggaattgaatggaagaacaatagtaattgcattaatactcgaggtacagcagagctccacaccttaatctatggtgtgtagaaactccaccgttgaaaatacataagaacaaaagtgatcattggtttcggccccagagagggaaccagaagaaccaagatctgatctaagaactagatgtccgaagatgatctagagatctaaaagtgatcaaaagatctctatacaatagtaaaaagtcctacttataagaaactagtagcctagggtgtacagaaatgagtaaatgacataaaaatcctcttccgggcccacttggtgtgtgcttgggctgagcaatgaagcaatttcgtgtagagactcttcttggagttaaacgccagctttggtgccagtttgggcgtttaactcccatttgggtgccagttccagcgtttaacgctgggattccttgaggtgactttgaacgccggtttgggccatcaaatcttgggcaaagtatggactatcatatattgctggaaagcccaggatgtctactttccaacgccgttgagagcgcgccaattgggcttctgtagctccagaaaatccacttcgagtgcagggaggtcagaat is a window from the Arachis stenosperma cultivar V10309 chromosome 3, arast.V10309.gnm1.PFL2, whole genome shotgun sequence genome containing:
- the LOC130966030 gene encoding uncharacterized protein LOC130966030; this encodes MARNFDDMFNKALYGKRRRQDNTLIDNWIDEYLLEDSEEEDIDRSPIPITRRWINRDREAGHDRFFQDYFADEPVYNADIFRQRFRMRRDVFLRIVDALSNVYPYFQQRVDAIGRRGLSPLQKCTTAIRMLAYGVAADVVDDYVRIGESTTIECLEKFVEGVISMFQDEYLRKPNPNDVQCLQQMVEGCGFPGMLGSIDCMHWQWKNCPKAWKGIYMSGYRGVATIVLEVVASSDLWIWHAFFGVSGSNNDINVLDRSPVFDDILNDRAPEVNYTINGNNYTMGYYLADGIYPEWVTFVKSISKSQGEKRKLFAHTKKGKEKMWNEHSECCKHALQLYVVQLIFGKRKSLPT